One window of Bacillota bacterium genomic DNA carries:
- a CDS encoding Fe3+-siderophore ABC transporter permease, whose protein sequence is MKARRVIVATSLTILVVAACTVSLGRGAVSIAPSQVAAVFLRKMGVETSIAVTPLQESVLWTIRLPRVLMSLLVGSALAVAGVALQGIFRNPLAEPSLLGITSGAVVASMLAVVAGAAKRHAWAAPLAGFLGALAVSLVLYSFFRRAPRRDVATVVLTGVIINVFLGAVITLLPAIFRTAGLGETTFWTMGGFGGLTWPSVYVTAPAAVVASLLLWRLSPQLNVLSLGDSDAEYLGVDAHRLRLQAIVLTSLVTGASVAFAGVIAFVGLVVPHALRLLIGPDHRHLLPASALGGAFMVCVADLFARTLIAPSELPVGVLTTLVGGPLFFVLLRQAQAKGRWV, encoded by the coding sequence ATGAAAGCCCGGCGTGTCATCGTCGCTACTTCCCTCACCATCCTCGTCGTCGCCGCTTGTACGGTAAGCCTTGGGCGGGGGGCGGTTTCCATCGCCCCCTCCCAAGTAGCTGCCGTTTTCCTGCGCAAGATGGGCGTCGAGACGTCCATTGCCGTGACACCGCTGCAGGAGTCCGTGCTTTGGACGATCCGGCTGCCGCGCGTGCTCATGTCGCTGCTGGTCGGTTCCGCGCTGGCGGTGGCCGGCGTCGCGCTGCAAGGCATTTTCCGCAATCCTTTGGCCGAACCGAGCCTGCTGGGCATCACCAGCGGCGCCGTGGTGGCTTCCATGCTCGCTGTCGTTGCCGGCGCGGCGAAGCGCCATGCCTGGGCCGCGCCCCTTGCGGGCTTCCTGGGCGCTCTCGCCGTTTCGCTTGTCCTTTATTCCTTCTTCCGCCGCGCGCCCCGGCGGGACGTCGCGACCGTCGTGCTCACCGGCGTCATCATCAACGTCTTCCTCGGCGCGGTCATCACGCTGCTGCCCGCCATATTCCGCACCGCCGGGCTGGGGGAAACGACGTTCTGGACGATGGGCGGCTTCGGCGGTCTGACGTGGCCGTCCGTGTACGTCACGGCGCCGGCGGCGGTGGTGGCCTCGCTGCTTCTCTGGCGGCTCTCGCCGCAGCTGAACGTCTTGTCGCTGGGCGACTCCGACGCCGAGTACCTAGGCGTGGACGCGCACCGGCTGCGCCTGCAGGCCATCGTGCTGACGTCCCTGGTGACGGGCGCGTCCGTCGCGTTCGCCGGCGTCATCGCGTTCGTCGGTCTGGTGGTGCCTCACGCCCTGCGCCTGCTCATCGGCCCCGACCACCGGCACCTCTTGCCGGCCAGCGCCTTGGGCGGCGCGTTCATGGTCTGTGTGGCGGACCTATTCGCCCGCACCCTCATCGCACCGTCCGAACTCCCGGTGGGCGTGCTGACGACGCTGGTGGGCGGGCCGCTGTTTTTCGTGCTGCTGCGGCAGGCTCAGGCGAAAGGACGGTGGGTCTGA